A DNA window from Impatiens glandulifera chromosome 7, dImpGla2.1, whole genome shotgun sequence contains the following coding sequences:
- the LOC124944813 gene encoding fruit protein pKIWI502 has protein sequence MTVTLSLSPSLPHLSSHANFKGFPSPPMAFLRHLNRNRRRFFSIAASVREDTTVWTPASLTGVYPAADSLFHITINVSDSPDIVSSHTRAGQYLQLRLPDIAKPSFLAIASPPKLAEAKGEFEFLVKSIPGSIAELLCGLRKGDVVELTQAMGRGFDIDQITPAEEYPTVLIFATGSGISPIRSLVESGLGANKRADVRLFYGARNLERMAYQEKFKEWESSGVKIVPVLSQPDDNWSGERGYVQAAFARAKNISTPHGTGAVLCGHKQMAEEVTSLLVADGVSTEKILKNF, from the exons atgaccgttactctctctctatctccctcTCTTCCTCACCTCAGTTCCCATGCGAATTTCAAGGGTTTCCCATCTCCACCCATGGCTTTTCTTCGCCACCTAAATCGCAATCGTCGCCGCTTCTTTTCAATCGCCGCTTCCGTCCGCGAGGACACCACCGTCTGGACACCCGCTTCCCTCACCGGCGTCTACCCCGCTGCCGATTCTCTGTTCCATATCACCATTAACGTGTCCGATTCGCCTGATATAGTCTCATCTCACACTAGGGCTGGTCAATACCTCCAGCTCCGTCTCCCTGACATCGCCAAACCATCATTTCTCGCTATTGCCTCGCCACCGAAGCTGGCGGAGGCGAAAGGGGAGTTTGAATTTCTGGTGAAGAGTATTCCTGGATCGATAGCCGAGCTTCTTTGCGGACTTAGGAAAGGGGATGTAGTTGAATTGACTCAAGCTATGGGTAGAGGATTTGATATTGATCAGATAACGCCTGCTGAGGAGTACCCAACTGTTCTTATTTTTGCCACTGGTTCTGGAATCAG CCCAATTAGATCACTGGTTGAGTCAGGGTTAGGTGCAAATAAAAGGGCTGATGTGAGGTTATTCTATGGAGCTAGAAACCTTGAGAGGATGGCTTATCAG GAGAAATTCAAAGAATGGGAATCTTCTGGTGTTAAAATTGTACCAGTATTGTCACAACCTGATGATAATTGGTCAGGTGAACGTGGATATGTACAG GCTGCTTTTGCTAGAGCTAAAAACATCTCTACTCCTCACGGCACTGGAGCAGTTCTCTGTGGTCACAAACAGATGGCCGAG GAAGTAACTTCTCTCCTTGTAGCTGATGGGGTTTCAACCGAGAAGATATTAAAGAATTTTTGA
- the LOC124944649 gene encoding vacuolar-sorting protein BRO1-like, whose amino-acid sequence MATSSSSTAISNIMLSINEKKTQQLDLYRPLRNYIVFNYSEREAQNVDDDLQTLKQMRSELERGIGATNDSISSRRDLLQSYYRALCAVESRFPISPDKDHVNALTFIWHDAFKNKQKASQQNIHLEKAAVLFNLGAVQSQAGLTYDRSSIEGRRLASHAFIAAAGAFAFLRDNESSKASIGSSTTVDISVECAGMLERLMLAQAQECVFENTIAKGSTPSVCAKISRQVGIYYEEALGALNVAPLNQHFDKSWISHVQLKASIFYAEACYRYGIELHEKEEIAEEISRLKSGVSVLSEAKKAYAKGAAQQLLDAISKLEANLNRDLERALKENDRVYLMRVPLHSSLAPLPSFSLVKPLAMNEVLDPSKDKMFASLVPDNSAKALSRYTQMVDDVIRTQAEKLQEGSELTRVRLKEMDLPDSILALEGHSTLPTTLKEDVEAVQISGGPAGLESELQQLRDLKRVNQEFLVQTEEILQKEATEDAQFRSQFGTRWTRPQSSTLTKNLLDRLNRFAGNLKQASESDVRIERSVRDHLPLMSILNKHPIESALPTLSRPIMSLDANEDAVIGALKQSLRQLENLGAQRAGIEDMLKEMKRKDDILPKLMSSTGSHDDLFRKEIAKYDPICNEIAQNIEAQEQLLRQIQAQNDEFAAVFNLEDYKASREKSYKQIEAGIAKYREIKENINEGLKFYVTLQDAITNVKQQCNDYVMTRNIQCKEMIEDVQRQMAGFSFQDKNNNNNNYPHPVGQSHQNARSSPHPIDIGNNPSRPITSYFQQPQAPRYVPQQPPPPQQHEYGAAPPHHQQQPPPPPYHLPSGGPPYPPPPQQQQQQPAVSNHHEYGQPAYPGWRGPYYNNNSNVLPQQQQSSGSLPRPPYTYPPPPQNQGGSGYYR is encoded by the exons ATGGCAActtcatcatcttcaacagCGATATCAAACATCATGCTATCCATCAACGAGAAGAAAACTCAACAATTAGATCTCTACCGACCTCTCAGAAACTACATCGTCTTCAATTACTCCGAACGCGAAGCACAAAACGTCGACGACGATCTCCAAACCCTAAAACAGATGCGTTCCGAACTCGAACGCGGAATCGGTGCTACAAACGACTCTATTTCCTCCCGTCGCGACCTTCTCCAAAGCTACTACCGTGCTCTCTGTGCAGTCGAATCTAGATTTCCAATCTCCCCTGATAAAGACCATGTCAACGCTCTCACTTTCATATGGCATGATGCTTTTAAAAACAAACAGAAAGCTTCGCAGCAGAATATTCATCTTGAGAAGGCTGCTGTTTTGTTTAATCTTGGAGCTGTGCAGAGTCAGGCTGGGTTAACTTATGATCGGTCGTCGATTGAAGGGAGAAGGTTGGCGTCTCATGCGTTTATTGCGGCAGCGGGAGCTTTTGCTTTCTTGAGGGATAATGAGTCGTCTAAGGCTTCGATTGGGAGTTCAACTACGGTGGATATATCGGTTGAGTGTGCTGGGATGTTGGAGAGATTAATGTTGGCTCAAGCACAGGAATGTGTGTTTGAAAATACTATTGCTAAGGGAAGTACGCCAAGCGTTTGTGCTAAAATCTCTAGACAG GTTGGAATATACTATGAAGAAGCTTTGGGAGCCCTGAATGTCGCCCCCCTGaatcagcattttgacaagTCTTGGATCTCTCATGTTCAATTAAAAGCTTCTATATTTTATGCAGAGGCTTGTTATAGGTATGGTATAGAGCTTCACGAGAAAGAAGAGATAGCTGAGGAAATTTCTAGGTTGAAGAGTGGGGTTAGTGTTTTATCTGAGGCAAAAAAGGCATATGCCAAAGGTGCTGCACAACAGCTTTTGGATGCTATCAGTAAGTTGGAAGCAAATTTGAATAGGGATTTGGAGAGAGCGTTGAAGGAAAATGACAGGGTTTATCTCATGAGAGTTCCACTTCATAGTTCTTTGGCACCTTTACCTTCATTCTCACTTGTGAAGCCTTTGGCAATGAACGAGGTATTGGATCCAAGCAAAGACAAGATGTTTGCTTCTCTTGTTCCCGATAATAGCGCAAAGGCTCTATCGAGATACACTCAAATGGTTGACGATGTTATTCGAACACAAGCTGAGAAACTGCAAGAGGGGAGTGAGCTAACTCGTGTGAGGTTGAAGGAAATGGACTTGCCCGATTCAATCCTTGCTTTGGAAGGGCATAGTACTCTTCCAACTACTCTTAAAGAAGATGTGGAGGCTGTTCAGATAAGTGGGGGTCCGGCTGGCTTGGAGTCTGAGTTACAACAACTTAGAGATTTAAAAAGGGTAAACCAGGAGTTTTTGGTGCAGACTGAAGAGATATTACAGAAAGAAGCTACAGAAGATGCCCAGTTTAGAAGCCAATTCGGAACACGATGGACTAGGCCTCAGTCAAGTACACTTACCAAGAACTTGCTTGACAGGCTAAATAGATTTGCTGGAAATTTGAAGCAAGCTTCAGAAAGTGATGTCCGCATTGAGCGATCAGTTAGAGATCATTTACCTCTTATGTCAATCCTTAACAAGCATCcg ATTGAATCTGCCCTTCCTACATTGTCGAGGCCCATTATGTCACTAGATGCAAATGAAGATGCTGTGATTGGGGCCTTAAAGCAGAGCTTG AGGCAACTGGAGAATCTTGGTGCTCAACGAGCAGGGATTGAAGACATGCTTAAAGAGATGAAGAGGAAG GATGATATATTGCCGAAGTTGATGTCCTCAACTGGATCACATGATGATCTTTTCAGAAAGGAGATAGCAAAATATGATCCAATTTGTAATGAAATTGCCCAAAATATCGAGGCACAGGAACAACTGTTGCGGCAGATTCAG GCCCAAAATGATGAGTTTGCTGCTGTGTTTAACCTTGAAGATTACAAGG CATCTAGAGAGAAGAGCTACAAGCAAATTGAGGCAGGGATAGCGAAATACCGCGAGATTAAAGAGAACATTAACGAGGGGCTGAAGTTCTATGTTACTCTTCAG GACGCAATCACAAACGTGAAACAACAGTGCAATGATTATGTGATGACTAGGAATATCCAATGCAAAGAAATGATTGAAGACGTACAAAGACAAATGGCAGGCTTCAGTTTCCAAGACAAGaacaacaataacaataacTATCCTCATCCAGTGGGACAATCTCATCAAAACGCAAGATCATCACCACATCCAATAGATATTGGGAATAATCCTAGCCGTCCCATAACATCATACTTTCAACAGCCACAAGCACCTCGTTACGTCCCTCAGCAGCCGCCTCCACCTCAGCAGCATGAGTATGGAGCGGCACCGCCACATCATCAGCAGCAgcctcctccacctccttatCATTTGCCATCTGGCGGTCCTCCCTACCCTCCTCCAcctcagcagcagcagcaacagcCGGCAGTGAGTAATCATCATGAGTATGGGCAACCTGCATATCCTGGTTGGAGAGGCCcttactataataataatagtaatgtTCTTCCTCAGCAGCAACAATCGTCGGGTTCTTTACCTCGACCTCCTTACACTTATCCTCCTCCACCACAGAACCAAGGCGGCAGCGGTTATTATAGGTAA
- the LOC124945999 gene encoding uncharacterized protein LOC124945999: MGNYLSCTYISPKMRIPKAIRVILPGGEIRQFRQVMKAAEMMVEFPSFFLVNSRSLTIGRRFQPLAADDDLQFGNIYTMFPMRRAHSMVMAADMAVFFMAGNAPAKRILGKVSPETEVVAAPEKEEEVSQPRLSLDGCEGFPMPELKYKLAMCRSRKPMLDTITEEPIRSR, encoded by the coding sequence atggGTAACTATTTGTCATGCACTTACATCTCTCCAAAAATGAGGATACCAAAAGCAATCCGCGTGATTCTTCCCGGCGGCGAAATCAGGCAGTTCCGGCAGGTCATGAAGGCGGCGGAGATGATGGTTGAATTTCCAAGTTTCTTCTTGGTCAACTCTAGGTCGTTGACTATTGGCCGGAGATTTCAGCCGCTGGCGGCGGATGACGATTTACAGTTTGGTAATATCTATACAATGTTTCCCATGAGAAGGGCACATTCGATGGTTATGGCAGCTGATATGGCCGTGTTTTTCATGGCCGGAAATGCACCGGCGAAGAGGATATTGGGAAAAGTGTCGCCGGAGACGGAGGTGGTGGCGGCGCCGGAGAAGGAGGAGGAAGTTAGTCAGCCACGGCTGAGCTTGGATGGATGTGAGGGGTTTCCGATGCCGGAGTTAAAGTATAAATTGGCCATGTGTAGATCAAGAAAACCTATGTTGGATACAATTACCGAAGAACCCATCCGATCTAGGTGA